AGAACGATTTGCCCGCCCCCGGCGTACCGAGTATCAAGCCGTTCGGATTTTTCAAAGCCTTGCGATTTGCCATGATAAGATTGTTTGAGAGGGCATTTAAGCCGTAGTACAGAGCCTCGCCGTCTTGGAATAACTCCTGTGTCGTGAACGGCACAAAAATAGCGGTGCTTGATGTTGTCAAACCCCGCCGTATTTCAATCTGATTTAAGCCAAGCGGCAGAGAGGACATGAGAGCCTGTTCCTGTTGGAAGTCCAACCGTTTCAATGCACAGTTGTACTTTTGGGCGATACCCGATGCGGCAAACACAAGGTTTTCCAGTTTCCGCTTGGTGGGTGCGGTGTTCAGCACAATAATGGTGACGAGGAACATCCGCTCATTGCGGGATTGCAGTTCCTTTAAGATGTTTTTTGCCTCATCGCCGTAGGTGGCTATATCCGTAGGGATAACGTCCATATCGTAGCCCGACCTTACCGCCTTTTTTTGTTCGGCGATTTTCATTGCATCAAGGTCAGTAATCTTCCGCTTGATGGTCTTGATTGCCTCCATTTGGTCTATGGACTTGATGTGCATATTAACGGTCACGGCGTTGTCCATGTTGAGGTAATCAGCCAAAAGCCTGTCGGTGAGTTCGGGGGCAAGGATTTGAATAAAACTGGCAGCCCCTATGGTCGTACCCATGCGGAAAGTCTTACCGTCACGGAAGTCAAACGAGGTAGGGGCGATATAATCCTTTGTGGAAAGCCCTGTTTTGGCGAGGTCAGCCCATTCAAGCTGTAACTTCTCTGTGCCATCGGGGTGCATTTGTCCGTGGAGTACGGCAAGACGTTCCAATCCGTCAAGGGCATGGGCTTTTACGCCGAGGACTTTGAAATTGTTGATAATGTCCGTTTCTATGCGTTCCAGCCGTGGCTTTGCCTCTTTCATGCTCGGAGCATCAATGCCGAAGGTGATATACTTCATCTTCACCAAGCCGTTGTTGCCTTTGGCAAGCTGATTCTTCATCATCTCGGCGTACTCCACACGGATAGAGTTGAAATCATCGTCTTGGTCGGGGATGCTGATGGACTTTTCAAAGTCTTTCATGTTGCCGTATTTGTTGATAAAGGAGAGCTGTACGCTCACCGTGTTATCAAAGTAGTTGAGAAAATCGCAATATCCCTCGAAAATCTGCGTTTTGTCCTCGTTTTGGGCGAGTTGGTAATTTATATCGCCGAATGTGATTGTTTTGGTGAAAAGCCGCTCGTTGACACGGCAGATACCGTCCTTGTAAATCTCGTGGTAAGGAATGGACTGCTGTGCGGAGGTTGGGGCTTTGCCTGTGCCAAAAATCTTTTGTAACAGGGTTTCCTTGAAACTCGGCTTTTTGGCTGGGGGTATGCCGTTAGGGGCGTTTGCACCCTTTTTTACATCGCTTGCTTTTGCATTTGGTATTGGTGCATTTTGGGGCGGTGTTTGTCGTTTGGTCTTGCGATTGTTCGCTTTGCTCAAATATCTGACCCTCCTTTTCGATTACTGAATAAAAGTTTTCGGTTATATAGGGGCGTTTCGGCGGGAAGAACCATTTACTGCGGATGATGTTGAACAAGATTCGTTCGGCGGGTATGCCGTCACGCTCATACATAGCCATAAAAAAGGCGGGGAGCATTAAAGCCATCATCAGCAGTACGGCGGTTTCATTACCGAGTGCGCCTCGTGTGGCGAAAAAAACAGGAACGCCGATTGCCGCCGCCGTTCCAAAACAGACTACTTGCCGCTTGGTAAGCCCAAGCATAAATTTAGTTTTTACTTTGGTGAGGTCTTTCGGGATTTGGACGTAAGCCACTAATCATCACCCCCTGTCATGTGGCTCAAAATGTGGGCTATGACATCAACCGTCCAGCCGTTGCCAATAGCCTTGTAACGCTGGGTATTGCTGATGTTTACGGTGTTGCCGTTATCATCAACGCCGTGGGCGGTGTAGTTGTCGGAAAGGGTTTGGCAGCGTTCAGCCTCAACCACGGACAACTTGCGGATGGTGTAGTTCCCATCGGGG
This window of the Oscillospiraceae bacterium genome carries:
- a CDS encoding PrgI family protein, with the protein product MAYVQIPKDLTKVKTKFMLGLTKRQVVCFGTAAAIGVPVFFATRGALGNETAVLLMMALMLPAFFMAMYERDGIPAERILFNIIRSKWFFPPKRPYITENFYSVIEKEGQIFEQSEQSQDQTTNTAPKCTNTKCKSKRCKKGCKRP
- a CDS encoding ATP-binding protein: MLQKIFGTGKAPTSAQQSIPYHEIYKDGICRVNERLFTKTITFGDINYQLAQNEDKTQIFEGYCDFLNYFDNTVSVQLSFINKYGNMKDFEKSISIPDQDDDFNSIRVEYAEMMKNQLAKGNNGLVKMKYITFGIDAPSMKEAKPRLERIETDIINNFKVLGVKAHALDGLERLAVLHGQMHPDGTEKLQLEWADLAKTGLSTKDYIAPTSFDFRDGKTFRMGTTIGAASFIQILAPELTDRLLADYLNMDNAVTVNMHIKSIDQMEAIKTIKRKITDLDAMKIAEQKKAVRSGYDMDVIPTDIATYGDEAKNILKELQSRNERMFLVTIIVLNTAPTKRKLENLVFAASGIAQKYNCALKRLDFQQEQALMSSLPLGLNQIEIRRGLTTSSTAIFVPFTTQELFQDGEALYYGLNALSNNLIMANRKALKNPNGLILGTPGAGKSFSAKREMVNAFLITNDDIIIADPEGEYFPLVQRLGGQAIKLSPTSPHFLNPMDINVDYSEEENPLTLKSDFILSLCELVVGGKEGLSPTEKTIIDRCVRLVYREYLADPHPDKMPILEDLYNLIRKQSEPEAQHVATALEIYVTGSLNVFNHRTNVNMSNRLVCFDIKELGKQLKKLGMLILQDAVWNRVTINRAARKTTWFYIDEFHLLLKEEQTAAYSIEIWKRFRKWGGIPTGITQNVKDMLSSREIENIFENSDFILMLNQAGGDRQILAKQLGISPYQLSYVTQSAAGEGLLFHGNTIIPFNDKFPKDTELYRIMTTKLDEVG